Proteins from a genomic interval of Panthera tigris isolate Pti1 chromosome A2, P.tigris_Pti1_mat1.1, whole genome shotgun sequence:
- the CCDC51 gene encoding mitochondrial potassium channel isoform X3, translating to MPALAELTFWEAEKVFMVARGLVREAREDLEVHQAKLKEVRDRLDRISREDIQYLELATLEHRLLQEEKRLRATYLRAEDSEREKFSLFSAAVRESHEKERTRAERTKNWSLIGSVLGALIGVAGSTYVNRVRLQELKALLLEAQKGPVSLQEAIREQASSYSLQQRDLHDLMVDLRGLVQAGSGLSSGTQAGTSPTRDRDTDVLSAALKEQLSHSRQVHSCLEGLRERLDGLEKTFSQTAEVVQLAKAAAHPGLLGPADRALPGSLLEQGSVILALSDMEQKLEAQVNRNTIYSTLVTCVTFVATLPVLYVLFRAS from the exons ATGCCAGCCCTGGCAGAGCTGACATTCTGGGAG GCAGAGAAAGTGTTCATGGTGGCTCGAGGGCTTGTACGAGAGGCTCGGGAGGACTTGGAAGTTCACCAGGCCAagctgaaggaggtgagggaccGCTTGGACCGCATCTCCAGAGAGGATATCCAGTACCTAGAACTGGCTACGCTGGAGCACCGGCTGCTGCAA GAGGAGAAGAGGCTTCGTGCAACCTATCTGCGTGCTGAAGACTCTGAGCGAGAGAagttctccctcttctctgcggCTGTGCGGGAAAGTCACGAGAAGGAGCGTACTCGAGCTGAGAGGACCAAGAACTGGTCCCTCATCGGGTCAGTTCTGGGGGCCTTGATTGGTGTGGCTGGCTCCACCTATGTGAACCGTGTGCGGCTACAGGAGCTGAAGGCCTTGCTCTTAGAGGCGCAGAAGGGGCCTGTGAGCCTCCAGGAGGCCATCCGAGAACAGGCATCCAGCTACTCCCTCCAGCAGAGGGACCTCCACGACCTCATGGTGGACCTAAGGGGCCTGGTACAAGCTGGCTCCGGGCTGAGCTCTGGGACCCAGGCAGGTACTTCCCCCACCcgagacagagacacagatgtCCTTTCAGCTGCCTTGAAAGAGCAGCTCAGCCATTCCAGGCAGGTCCATTCATGTTTAGAGGGTTTACGAGAGCGGCTTGATGGCTTGGAAAAGACTTTCAGCCAAACGGCTGAGGTGGTTCAGCTTGCGAAGGCTGCGGCACATCCAGGCCTGCTGGGGCCAGCAGACAGGGCCCTGCCTGGCTCCTTGCTGGAGCAGGGGAGCGTGATCTTGGCACTATCAGACATGGAGCAGAAGCTTGAAGCTCAGGTCAACAGGAACACCATCTACAGCACACTGGTCACCTGTGTGACATTTGTGGCCACTCTGCCCGTGCTCTACGTGCTCTTCAGGGCCAGCTAG
- the CCDC51 gene encoding mitochondrial potassium channel isoform X4, with product MAEKVFMVARGLVREAREDLEVHQAKLKEVRDRLDRISREDIQYLELATLEHRLLQEEKRLRATYLRAEDSEREKFSLFSAAVRESHEKERTRAERTKNWSLIGSVLGALIGVAGSTYVNRVRLQELKALLLEAQKGPVSLQEAIREQASSYSLQQRDLHDLMVDLRGLVQAGSGLSSGTQAGTSPTRDRDTDVLSAALKEQLSHSRQVHSCLEGLRERLDGLEKTFSQTAEVVQLAKAAAHPGLLGPADRALPGSLLEQGSVILALSDMEQKLEAQVNRNTIYSTLVTCVTFVATLPVLYVLFRAS from the exons ATG GCAGAGAAAGTGTTCATGGTGGCTCGAGGGCTTGTACGAGAGGCTCGGGAGGACTTGGAAGTTCACCAGGCCAagctgaaggaggtgagggaccGCTTGGACCGCATCTCCAGAGAGGATATCCAGTACCTAGAACTGGCTACGCTGGAGCACCGGCTGCTGCAA GAGGAGAAGAGGCTTCGTGCAACCTATCTGCGTGCTGAAGACTCTGAGCGAGAGAagttctccctcttctctgcggCTGTGCGGGAAAGTCACGAGAAGGAGCGTACTCGAGCTGAGAGGACCAAGAACTGGTCCCTCATCGGGTCAGTTCTGGGGGCCTTGATTGGTGTGGCTGGCTCCACCTATGTGAACCGTGTGCGGCTACAGGAGCTGAAGGCCTTGCTCTTAGAGGCGCAGAAGGGGCCTGTGAGCCTCCAGGAGGCCATCCGAGAACAGGCATCCAGCTACTCCCTCCAGCAGAGGGACCTCCACGACCTCATGGTGGACCTAAGGGGCCTGGTACAAGCTGGCTCCGGGCTGAGCTCTGGGACCCAGGCAGGTACTTCCCCCACCcgagacagagacacagatgtCCTTTCAGCTGCCTTGAAAGAGCAGCTCAGCCATTCCAGGCAGGTCCATTCATGTTTAGAGGGTTTACGAGAGCGGCTTGATGGCTTGGAAAAGACTTTCAGCCAAACGGCTGAGGTGGTTCAGCTTGCGAAGGCTGCGGCACATCCAGGCCTGCTGGGGCCAGCAGACAGGGCCCTGCCTGGCTCCTTGCTGGAGCAGGGGAGCGTGATCTTGGCACTATCAGACATGGAGCAGAAGCTTGAAGCTCAGGTCAACAGGAACACCATCTACAGCACACTGGTCACCTGTGTGACATTTGTGGCCACTCTGCCCGTGCTCTACGTGCTCTTCAGGGCCAGCTAG
- the CCDC51 gene encoding mitochondrial potassium channel isoform X2, with product MTGRSTVFAMQHVLGAPRVVWRGLLGRDLFMARTLCSPGPSQPREKRPEEVALGLYRRLTALGRALGHDIHQRASSTATTWWERYEEFVGLSEVREAQGNVTEAEKVFMVARGLVREAREDLEVHQAKLKEVRDRLDRISREDIQYLELATLEHRLLQEEKRLRATYLRAEDSEREKFSLFSAAVRESHEKERTRAERTKNWSLIGSVLGALIGVAGSTYVNRVRLQELKALLLEAQKGPVSLQEAIREQASSYSLQQRDLHDLMVDLRGLVQAGSGLSSGTQAGTSPTRDRDTDVLSAALKEQLSHSRQVHSCLEGLRERLDGLEKTFSQTAEVVQLAKAAAHPGLLGPADRALPGSLLEQGSVILALSDMEQKLEAQVNRNTIYSTLVTCVTFVATLPVLYVLFRAS from the exons ATGACAGGGCGCAGCACTGTGTTTGCCATGCAGCACGTCCTCGGTGCGCCCCGTGTGGTGTGGAGAGGCCTCCTTGGAAGGGACCTCTTTATGGCCAGGACTCTCTGCAGCCCAGGCCCTAGCCAGCCCAGAGAGAAAAGACCTGAGGAGGTGGCTCTTGGGCTGTACCGCCGCCTCACAGCTCTGGGAAGAGCCCTGGGGCACGACATTCATCAGCGAGCATCGTCCACAGCCACGACTTGGTGGGAAAGATACGAAGAGTTTGTCGGACTCAGTGAAGTTCGAGAGGCCCAGGGAAATGTGACTGAG GCAGAGAAAGTGTTCATGGTGGCTCGAGGGCTTGTACGAGAGGCTCGGGAGGACTTGGAAGTTCACCAGGCCAagctgaaggaggtgagggaccGCTTGGACCGCATCTCCAGAGAGGATATCCAGTACCTAGAACTGGCTACGCTGGAGCACCGGCTGCTGCAA GAGGAGAAGAGGCTTCGTGCAACCTATCTGCGTGCTGAAGACTCTGAGCGAGAGAagttctccctcttctctgcggCTGTGCGGGAAAGTCACGAGAAGGAGCGTACTCGAGCTGAGAGGACCAAGAACTGGTCCCTCATCGGGTCAGTTCTGGGGGCCTTGATTGGTGTGGCTGGCTCCACCTATGTGAACCGTGTGCGGCTACAGGAGCTGAAGGCCTTGCTCTTAGAGGCGCAGAAGGGGCCTGTGAGCCTCCAGGAGGCCATCCGAGAACAGGCATCCAGCTACTCCCTCCAGCAGAGGGACCTCCACGACCTCATGGTGGACCTAAGGGGCCTGGTACAAGCTGGCTCCGGGCTGAGCTCTGGGACCCAGGCAGGTACTTCCCCCACCcgagacagagacacagatgtCCTTTCAGCTGCCTTGAAAGAGCAGCTCAGCCATTCCAGGCAGGTCCATTCATGTTTAGAGGGTTTACGAGAGCGGCTTGATGGCTTGGAAAAGACTTTCAGCCAAACGGCTGAGGTGGTTCAGCTTGCGAAGGCTGCGGCACATCCAGGCCTGCTGGGGCCAGCAGACAGGGCCCTGCCTGGCTCCTTGCTGGAGCAGGGGAGCGTGATCTTGGCACTATCAGACATGGAGCAGAAGCTTGAAGCTCAGGTCAACAGGAACACCATCTACAGCACACTGGTCACCTGTGTGACATTTGTGGCCACTCTGCCCGTGCTCTACGTGCTCTTCAGGGCCAGCTAG
- the CCDC51 gene encoding mitochondrial potassium channel isoform X1 — protein sequence MDASPGRADILGDLLMTGRSTVFAMQHVLGAPRVVWRGLLGRDLFMARTLCSPGPSQPREKRPEEVALGLYRRLTALGRALGHDIHQRASSTATTWWERYEEFVGLSEVREAQGNVTEAEKVFMVARGLVREAREDLEVHQAKLKEVRDRLDRISREDIQYLELATLEHRLLQEEKRLRATYLRAEDSEREKFSLFSAAVRESHEKERTRAERTKNWSLIGSVLGALIGVAGSTYVNRVRLQELKALLLEAQKGPVSLQEAIREQASSYSLQQRDLHDLMVDLRGLVQAGSGLSSGTQAGTSPTRDRDTDVLSAALKEQLSHSRQVHSCLEGLRERLDGLEKTFSQTAEVVQLAKAAAHPGLLGPADRALPGSLLEQGSVILALSDMEQKLEAQVNRNTIYSTLVTCVTFVATLPVLYVLFRAS from the exons atggATGCCAGCCCTGGCAGAGCTGACATTCTGGGAG ATCTCCTGATGACAGGGCGCAGCACTGTGTTTGCCATGCAGCACGTCCTCGGTGCGCCCCGTGTGGTGTGGAGAGGCCTCCTTGGAAGGGACCTCTTTATGGCCAGGACTCTCTGCAGCCCAGGCCCTAGCCAGCCCAGAGAGAAAAGACCTGAGGAGGTGGCTCTTGGGCTGTACCGCCGCCTCACAGCTCTGGGAAGAGCCCTGGGGCACGACATTCATCAGCGAGCATCGTCCACAGCCACGACTTGGTGGGAAAGATACGAAGAGTTTGTCGGACTCAGTGAAGTTCGAGAGGCCCAGGGAAATGTGACTGAG GCAGAGAAAGTGTTCATGGTGGCTCGAGGGCTTGTACGAGAGGCTCGGGAGGACTTGGAAGTTCACCAGGCCAagctgaaggaggtgagggaccGCTTGGACCGCATCTCCAGAGAGGATATCCAGTACCTAGAACTGGCTACGCTGGAGCACCGGCTGCTGCAA GAGGAGAAGAGGCTTCGTGCAACCTATCTGCGTGCTGAAGACTCTGAGCGAGAGAagttctccctcttctctgcggCTGTGCGGGAAAGTCACGAGAAGGAGCGTACTCGAGCTGAGAGGACCAAGAACTGGTCCCTCATCGGGTCAGTTCTGGGGGCCTTGATTGGTGTGGCTGGCTCCACCTATGTGAACCGTGTGCGGCTACAGGAGCTGAAGGCCTTGCTCTTAGAGGCGCAGAAGGGGCCTGTGAGCCTCCAGGAGGCCATCCGAGAACAGGCATCCAGCTACTCCCTCCAGCAGAGGGACCTCCACGACCTCATGGTGGACCTAAGGGGCCTGGTACAAGCTGGCTCCGGGCTGAGCTCTGGGACCCAGGCAGGTACTTCCCCCACCcgagacagagacacagatgtCCTTTCAGCTGCCTTGAAAGAGCAGCTCAGCCATTCCAGGCAGGTCCATTCATGTTTAGAGGGTTTACGAGAGCGGCTTGATGGCTTGGAAAAGACTTTCAGCCAAACGGCTGAGGTGGTTCAGCTTGCGAAGGCTGCGGCACATCCAGGCCTGCTGGGGCCAGCAGACAGGGCCCTGCCTGGCTCCTTGCTGGAGCAGGGGAGCGTGATCTTGGCACTATCAGACATGGAGCAGAAGCTTGAAGCTCAGGTCAACAGGAACACCATCTACAGCACACTGGTCACCTGTGTGACATTTGTGGCCACTCTGCCCGTGCTCTACGTGCTCTTCAGGGCCAGCTAG
- the CCDC51 gene encoding mitochondrial potassium channel isoform X5: MVARGLVREAREDLEVHQAKLKEVRDRLDRISREDIQYLELATLEHRLLQEEKRLRATYLRAEDSEREKFSLFSAAVRESHEKERTRAERTKNWSLIGSVLGALIGVAGSTYVNRVRLQELKALLLEAQKGPVSLQEAIREQASSYSLQQRDLHDLMVDLRGLVQAGSGLSSGTQAGTSPTRDRDTDVLSAALKEQLSHSRQVHSCLEGLRERLDGLEKTFSQTAEVVQLAKAAAHPGLLGPADRALPGSLLEQGSVILALSDMEQKLEAQVNRNTIYSTLVTCVTFVATLPVLYVLFRAS, translated from the exons ATGGTGGCTCGAGGGCTTGTACGAGAGGCTCGGGAGGACTTGGAAGTTCACCAGGCCAagctgaaggaggtgagggaccGCTTGGACCGCATCTCCAGAGAGGATATCCAGTACCTAGAACTGGCTACGCTGGAGCACCGGCTGCTGCAA GAGGAGAAGAGGCTTCGTGCAACCTATCTGCGTGCTGAAGACTCTGAGCGAGAGAagttctccctcttctctgcggCTGTGCGGGAAAGTCACGAGAAGGAGCGTACTCGAGCTGAGAGGACCAAGAACTGGTCCCTCATCGGGTCAGTTCTGGGGGCCTTGATTGGTGTGGCTGGCTCCACCTATGTGAACCGTGTGCGGCTACAGGAGCTGAAGGCCTTGCTCTTAGAGGCGCAGAAGGGGCCTGTGAGCCTCCAGGAGGCCATCCGAGAACAGGCATCCAGCTACTCCCTCCAGCAGAGGGACCTCCACGACCTCATGGTGGACCTAAGGGGCCTGGTACAAGCTGGCTCCGGGCTGAGCTCTGGGACCCAGGCAGGTACTTCCCCCACCcgagacagagacacagatgtCCTTTCAGCTGCCTTGAAAGAGCAGCTCAGCCATTCCAGGCAGGTCCATTCATGTTTAGAGGGTTTACGAGAGCGGCTTGATGGCTTGGAAAAGACTTTCAGCCAAACGGCTGAGGTGGTTCAGCTTGCGAAGGCTGCGGCACATCCAGGCCTGCTGGGGCCAGCAGACAGGGCCCTGCCTGGCTCCTTGCTGGAGCAGGGGAGCGTGATCTTGGCACTATCAGACATGGAGCAGAAGCTTGAAGCTCAGGTCAACAGGAACACCATCTACAGCACACTGGTCACCTGTGTGACATTTGTGGCCACTCTGCCCGTGCTCTACGTGCTCTTCAGGGCCAGCTAG